In Labrus bergylta chromosome 6, fLabBer1.1, whole genome shotgun sequence, the following proteins share a genomic window:
- the aqp12 gene encoding aquaporin 12 has translation MSGLNASLGYFVSVVIFAASVRTLFRKWPRLGFMLEFVSSFMLVACRLEVQTIVEVGEWAGGLGPDVTVTMLFVVLLTNGVVCDGASGNPTLVLLKFLQLETPTLPTLLALLAQFLGAHLALFVAVYYWSLELTDMHMIKNLMYQECSSSLLVSVLQGFFTECVCTLVFILIHFNLRHRSALIRIPLIAALLTFLSHTARGYTSAYMNPSLAYGLTFHCPGFTSVQYAVVYGLGPLTGMILALLLYMGHIPRIFAKNLLYFQKTRFRVPKGDKVEKKM, from the exons ATGTCTGGTCTGAACGCCTCACTCGGATACTTTGTGTCTGTGGTGATCTTTGCAGCCTCGGTGAGAACTCTGTTCAGAAAATGGCCTCGTTTGGGGTTCATGTTGGAATTTGTGTCCTCCTTCATGCTGGTGGCGTGCCGGCTGGAGGTGCAGACCATCGTGGAGGTGGGGGAGTGGGCCGGGGGTCTGGGTCCTGATGTGACAGTGACCATGCTGTTTGTGGTGCTGCTGACTAACGGTGTGGTCTGTGATGGGGCATCAGGTAACCCCACCTTGGTGCTGCTGAAGTTCTTGCAGCTGGAGACCCCCACGCTGCCCACCCTGCTGGCTTTGTTGGCCCAGTTTCTGGGAGCCCACCTGGCCCTGTTCGTAGCGGTGTACTACTGGAGTCTGGAGCTCACAGACATGCACATGATTAAGAACCTGATGTATCAGGAGTGCAGCTCATCTCTGCTGGTGTCTGTGCTGCAGGGCTTCTTCACCGAGTGTGTCTGTACACTCGTCTTCATCCTTATCCATTTCAACCTGAGACACAGGTCTGCTCTGATCAGGATCCCTCTAATCGCTGCCCTCCTCACGTTCCTGTCCCACACAG CCAGAGGTTACACCTCAGCCTACATGAATCCATCTCTGGCTTACGGCCTCACCTTCCACTGTCCTGGATTCACCTCTGTTCAGTACGCAGTCGTTTACGGGCTCGGTCCTCTCACAG gcatGATTCTGGCTCTCCTCCTGTACATGGGTCACATCCCGAGGATATTTGCAAAGaatcttttatattttcagaaAACTCGATTCAGAGTGCCCAAAGGAGACAAAGTAGAGAAGAAGATGTGA
- the rpp21 gene encoding ribonuclease P protein subunit p21: MAGNLKDREAYERLNYLYQAAHCVLSNNPENAELARFYCFTQKTITRRLVLRQDPSVKRTLCKNCSSLLIPGVTATTRQRRKNKKTSFTVMRCLNCGKSKRLLNNPDYSLWVDRPEAQLENQNQKQPDPAPPVTKKPRNPKPGRWAAQQQLSSSGKCAALMSFLSF, encoded by the exons ATGGCAGGTAATTTGAAAGACAGAGAAGCTTACGAAAGACTGAACTATCTTTATCAG GCGGCTCATTGTGTTTTATCCAATAATCCGGAAAATGCGGAGCTGGCTCGTTTCTACTGTTTCACACAGAAGACCATAACGAGACGTCTAGTCCTCAGACA AGACCCGTCAGTGAAGAGGACGTTATGTAAGAACTGCAGCTCCCTGCTCATCCCCGGAGTGACGGCGACAACAAGACAACGAA ggaaaaacaaaaagacgaGTTTCACCGTCATGAGGTGTCTCAACTGTGGGAAAAGCAAGAGGCTACTGAATAATCCAGATTACAGCCTATGGGTGGATCGTCCTGAGGCCCAGCTggagaatcagaatcagaaacagcCAG ATCCAGCCCCTCCTGTTACAAAGAAGCCCAGAAACCCAAAGCCTGGTAGGTGGgcagcacagcagcagctctcctcCTCTGGAAAATGTGCAGCTTTAATGTCATTCTTAAGTTTTTGA
- the pak2b gene encoding serine/threonine-protein kinase PAK 2b — MCDNGDPEDKPPAPPVRMSSTIFSTGSGKDSLSANHSSKPLPSVPEERKPRNKIISIFSGAEKGGRKKDRDKERPEISPPSDFEHTIHVGFDAVTGEFTGMPEQWARLLQTSNITKSEQKKNPQAVLDVLKFYDSTGNGRQKYLSFSSSEKDAFSPGPQSPAKKGTEPSSPNIKDIDDDDDDEAPPPIVAPRPEHTKSVYTRSVIDPLPAPSTVVDGDVASKAADRQKKKGKMSDEEIMDRLRTIVSIGDPKKKYTRYEKIGQGASGTVFTAIDVATGQEVAIKQINLQKQPKKELIINEILVMKELKNPNIVNFLDSFLMGEELFVVMEYLAGGSLTDVVTETCMDEAQIAAVCRECLQALEFLHANQVIHRDIKSDNVLLGMDGSVKLTDFGFCAQITPEQSKRSTMVGTPYWMAPEVVTRKAYGPKVDIWSLGIMAIEMVEGEPPYLNENPLRALYLIATNGTPELQNPEKLSPVFRDFLNRCLEMDVEKRGGGKELLQHPFLKLAKPLSSLTPLILAAKEAMKGNR, encoded by the exons ATGTGTGATAACGGTGACCCTGAGGATAAACCCCCTGCCCCACCGGTCAGGATGAGCAGCACCATCTTCAGCACCGGCTCCGGGAAAGACTCgctctcagccaatcacagctccaAACCTTTGCCGTCTGTGCCCGAGGAGAGAAAACCTCGCAACAAGATCATCTCAATCTTCTCCGGGGCAGAAAAAG GTGgtagaaagaaagacagagacaaggaaCGACCAGAGATCTCACCGCCGTCAGACTTTGAACACACCATACATGTGGGCTTTGATGCTGTCACAGGAGAGTTCACT GGTATGCCGGAGCAATGGGCTCGACTATTGCAGACCTCAAACATCACCAAGTCGGAGCAGAAGAAGAACCCGCAGGCAGTGCTCGACGTTCTCAAGTTCTACGACTCTACGGGCAACGGCCGGCAGAAGTACCTCAGCTTCTCCTCTTCAG AAAAAGACGCGTTCAGTCCCGGGCCTCAGTCT ccgGCCAAAAAAGGAACTGAACCGTCCTCTCCGAACATCAAAGACAtcgatgatgatgacgatgatgaagCTCCTCCTCCCATCGTGGCTCCCAGACCAGAACACACAAAGAGC GTTTACACCCGCTCTGTCATCGACCCCCTCCCCGCTCCGAGCACAGTCGTGGACGGAGACGTCGCCTCGaaggctgcagacagacagaagaagaagggcAAGATGTCGGATGAGGAGATCATGGACAGACTGA GAACCATCGTCAGCATCGGAGATCCCAAGAAGAAATACACCAGATATGAAAAAATCGGTCAGGG GGCGTCAGGGACCGTTTTCACAGCCATCGATGTGGCCACTGGACAAGAG GTGGCCATTAAACAGATCAACCTGCAGAAGCAGCCGAAGAAGGAGCTGATTATTAACGAGATTCTGGTGATGAAGGAGCTGAAGAACCCCAACATCGTCAACTTTTTAGACAG tttccTGATGGGCGAGGAGCTGTTTGTGGTGATGGAGTATCTTGCTGGAGGCTCTCTGACAGACGTGGTCACAGAGACCTGTATGGACGAGGCTCAGAtagctgctgtctgcagagag tgtctacAGGCGCTGGAATTCCTGCATGCGAACCAGGTCATCCACAGAGACATCAAGAGTGACAACGTGTTGTTGGGGATGGACGGCTCCGTCAAGCTGA CCGATTTTGGCTTCTGTGCTCAGATCACTCCCGAGCAGAGCAAACGCAGCACCATGGTGGGCACGCCGTACTGGATGGCTCCTGAGGTGGTGACCAGGAAGGCTTACGGGCCTAAAGTGGACATCTGGTCTCTGGGAATCATGGCCATCGAGATGGTGGAAGGAGAACCTCCATACCTGAATGAGAACCCGCTCAGA GCGTTATATCTGATCGCCACTAACGGCACACCTGAGCTGCAGAACCCTGAGAAGCTGTCTCCGGTCTTCAGAGATTTCCTCAACCGTTGCTTGGAGATGGATGTAGAGAAAAGAGGCGGAGGAaaggagctgctgcag CATCCGTTCCTGAAGCTGGCGAAGCCGCTGTCCAGCCTCACGCCGCTCATCCTGGCAGCAAAGGAGGCCATGAAGGGCAATCGTTAG
- the pigx gene encoding phosphatidylinositol-glycan biosynthesis class X protein — MYLSLFAVLACLSSCHGSFVEDEKKENHCDVLKQLLESSAVAVELRKNGFHRELVTSVELSPDDLRWVRVLLVHRWPRGVYVDPYQLASLSDHRDWQILINSAIDLELPAHKTSGFITYVYPAPDGPTPRLIKVTIPIHTRYHEPSFDGEAFTAVEIEPPKLLLRAEKCTQLHSFEPHTVVEAPCTHKNLSTCAWLQLPHQQDQGSVSVQVPVGDESLVIPVCAGTLLVTMICCVGLSKYMWTHRIV, encoded by the exons ATGTATCTTTCACTGTTTGCCGTTTTAGCTTGTTTATCGTCATGTCATGGTTCATTCGTAGAGG ATGAGAAGAAAGAGAACCATTGTGATGTCCTGAAGCAGCTGCTTGAATCCTCCGCTGTGGCAGTGGAGCTCAGGAAGAACGGCTTCCACAG AGAGCTGGTGACCTCTGTGGAGCTCAGCCCTGATGATCTCAGGTGGGTCAGAGTCCTGCTGGTTCACAGGTGGCCCAGAGGGGTCTATGTCGATCCGTACCAGCTTGCTTCCCTGAGTGATCACAGGGATTGGCAG ATATTAATAAATTCAGCCATTGACCTGGAGCTACCTGCTCATAAGACATCAGGATTTATCACCTATGTGTATCCTGCCCCCGATGGACCAACTCCCAGACTGATAAAAGTAACAATCCCCATTCACACTCGATACCACGAGCCGTCATTTGATGGGGAAGCATTTACAGCTGTAGAAATAGAACCTCCAAAACTGCTGCTACGGGCTGAAAAAT gcACGCAGCTCCACAGCTTCGAGCCTCATACAGTCGTTGAAGCTCCCTGCACTCACAAAAATCTAAGCACATGTGCATGGCTTCAACTTCCTCATCAGCAG GACCAGGGCTCTGTGAGTGTGCAGGTTCCAGTTGGAGACGAATCTCTGGTGATTCCTGTTTGTGCTGGAACTCTTCTCGTAACAATGatctgctgtgtaggactgTCCAAATACATGTGGACACATCGAATCGTTTAA
- the cep19 gene encoding centrosomal protein of 19 kDa yields the protein MSFKAKRCGVQFSPPSIVLIYQHKDNNSVRKRIIPVRNFSKYSDCSLAAEGLKNNPRHRDYLDSVSHRQLEKLHMVLRDHMKGFSLEHSLALFRLDPEEDLNKLDDRELTRRKEQMDELFEKNRRHKDDPDFVYDLEMDFTKTSQEKCSWDEESDDGF from the exons aTGAGTTTCAAGGCGAAGCGATGCGGAGTGCAGTTCAGTCCTCCCTCTATAGTTTTAATTtatcaacacaaagacaacaacagtgTGCGGAAAAGAATCATACCTGTACGGAACTTCTCCAAATATTCTG ACTGCAGCCTGGCAGCTGAAGGCCTGAAGAACAACCCCCGGCACAGGGACTACCTGGACTCGGTGTCCCACCGTCAGCTGGAGAAGCTTCACATGGTCCTGCGGGATCACATGAAAGGCTTCAGCCTGGAGCACAGCCTGGCCTTGTTCCGCCTGGACCCAGAAGAAGACCTGAACAAACTGGACGATAGGGAGCTGACTCGCAGGAAGGAACAAATGGACGAACTCTTTGAGAAGAACCGTAGGCACAAAGATGATCCCGACTTTGTTTACGACCTGGAAATGGATTTTACTAAGACCAGCCAAGAAAAGTGCAGCTGGGACGAAGAGTCTGATGACGGATTTTAA